One Candidatus Wallbacteria bacterium genomic window carries:
- a CDS encoding DUF3048 C-terminal domain-containing protein has protein sequence RYSPVLKKYVRLVNDAAILECDNVVFQMIKSDREQENFTPSTVGFGSLLAFRGGDTVKGVWLKENSETPVKFYDANGDLLELNQGSTWIEVLPEEMGVDYHTY, from the coding sequence CGCTATAGTCCGGTCTTGAAAAAATACGTCCGTCTGGTGAACGATGCTGCCATTCTGGAATGCGACAATGTGGTCTTCCAGATGATCAAGTCGGATCGGGAGCAGGAAAATTTCACTCCTTCTACAGTTGGATTCGGTTCCCTGCTTGCCTTCCGCGGCGGGGACACTGTCAAGGGCGTCTGGCTCAAGGAAAATTCGGAGACTCCAGTCAAATTTTATGATGCCAACGGCGACCTGCTGGAACTGAACCAGGGCTCGACCTGGATTGAGGTTCTCCCCGAGGAAATGGGCGTAGACTATCACACTTATTAG